One Nitrospinota bacterium genomic region harbors:
- a CDS encoding ComF family protein, producing the protein MKDKVKNIAIDRTVSFSHTLLSLVFPLRCVICMDTVPSLATDPVCGECKKGLPLNFGENCRSCGRPIAGDTSDGIEMLCGDCRADPPPFERTVYPLHYEEKTKDLVYHFKFLGKQGLASTLANIMSAKLHRELEMNRFDMIVPVPLHPARLYTRGYNQSYLLARDIGNTFSIPVEHDIVIRIKDTPPQSSLTRKERIKNLKKAFIVEDVARIQGKEALLVDDVMTTGSTLREVSKTLKNAGAKSVACAVAARA; encoded by the coding sequence TTGAAAGATAAGGTGAAAAATATCGCCATAGACAGAACCGTCTCTTTTTCCCATACACTCCTTTCACTTGTTTTTCCTCTGCGGTGCGTCATCTGCATGGATACCGTCCCTTCGCTCGCCACGGATCCCGTCTGTGGCGAATGCAAAAAAGGGCTCCCCCTCAATTTCGGGGAGAACTGCCGTTCATGCGGCAGACCGATTGCGGGGGATACATCCGACGGCATTGAGATGCTTTGCGGCGATTGCAGGGCAGATCCGCCACCTTTTGAAAGGACGGTTTATCCGCTCCATTACGAGGAGAAAACGAAAGACCTTGTCTACCATTTCAAATTTCTGGGCAAACAGGGGCTAGCCTCTACACTCGCGAACATCATGTCGGCAAAGCTCCACAGGGAGTTGGAGATGAACCGGTTCGACATGATCGTTCCGGTGCCTCTGCACCCTGCCCGGCTTTATACCCGTGGCTACAACCAGTCATACCTTCTGGCTCGCGACATAGGAAACACGTTCAGCATTCCGGTGGAGCACGATATCGTTATCAGGATCAAAGATACGCCGCCACAGTCTAGTCTCACGAGAAAGGAGAGGATCAAGAACCTGAAGAAAGCCTTTATCGTAGAAGACGTCGCGCGCATCCAGGGCAAAGAGGCGCTCCTTGTAGACGACGTAATGACCACCGGTTCCACCTTGCGCGAAGTTTCTAAAACATTGAAGAATGCCGGAGCAAAATCGGTTGCGTGCGCCGTGGCCGCCCGTGCATAA
- a CDS encoding PilZ domain-containing protein: MILQGYDKVAECLNLATRVDLLIWENTYIGEIENLRQGEGIVFKIKNVDQHLLEIPEGSKGPKIRATLRNGDIRNFETRILVKKFPLVILAFPKEEIAKVERKYTRVHTNLSTPIILVKREFDLLPDETTGMGTISNVSQGGCSIVTYMKLQQGDIINFFMEVNPKGDKKTLDLHGAVKSVTKLDTGNNLLGVQYQRMPKDLQKEITEYMIRRGATPVD; encoded by the coding sequence ATGATTTTACAGGGATACGACAAGGTTGCCGAATGCCTGAATCTAGCAACACGCGTTGACCTCCTTATCTGGGAAAACACCTATATCGGTGAAATTGAAAACCTGAGGCAGGGCGAAGGGATAGTTTTCAAGATAAAGAATGTAGATCAGCATCTCCTTGAAATCCCCGAGGGATCAAAGGGCCCTAAAATAAGGGCTACCCTTAGAAACGGCGATATAAGGAACTTTGAAACAAGGATACTGGTGAAAAAGTTTCCTCTCGTGATCCTCGCCTTTCCGAAGGAGGAGATCGCGAAGGTAGAACGGAAATACACCCGGGTTCATACAAACCTCAGCACCCCGATCATCCTGGTAAAAAGGGAGTTCGACCTCCTGCCGGACGAGACCACAGGGATGGGGACCATCAGCAACGTAAGCCAAGGGGGCTGTTCCATCGTTACATACATGAAACTTCAACAGGGCGACATAATTAACTTCTTCATGGAAGTGAATCCCAAAGGGGATAAAAAGACGCTCGATCTTCACGGCGCCGTAAAGAGCGTGACAAAACTCGATACGGGAAACAATCTTCTCGGCGTGCAGTACCAGAGAATGCCGAAGGATCTGCAAAAGGAGATCACTGAATACATGATCCGCAGAGGCGCCACGCCGGTTGATTGA
- a CDS encoding PilZ domain-containing protein produces the protein MTESISGFTKVAQYFQNASSVDIQVLGKFYQGSVEKLVERKAILYKVKNVDQSLIQFPEALASVILKVKGKDDSVRSFETKVVKKKLPHLVLLLPEAEVARIEREHERVMVEIPTTITLLKRVGDYLPKMNSAEGKIVNLSEGGCAIVSPLDLAIGDKINYTLEVIIHSGDKKLLEPTGMVKSMFKVGEINKKACIQHIKLGAILERELKGHLAIRRQVMSDF, from the coding sequence ATGACGGAATCAATTTCAGGCTTTACAAAAGTAGCTCAGTATTTCCAAAACGCCAGCTCTGTTGACATACAGGTGCTTGGAAAGTTCTACCAGGGGAGCGTCGAGAAACTTGTAGAAAGAAAAGCCATCCTCTACAAGGTGAAGAATGTGGATCAGTCCCTGATCCAGTTCCCTGAAGCGCTGGCGTCAGTCATATTAAAAGTGAAGGGGAAGGATGATTCCGTAAGGAGCTTTGAAACAAAAGTAGTAAAAAAGAAGCTCCCCCATCTAGTGCTTCTTCTCCCCGAAGCGGAGGTCGCCCGCATCGAGCGCGAACATGAGCGCGTTATGGTGGAAATCCCGACTACCATTACACTCCTAAAGAGAGTTGGCGATTATCTCCCGAAAATGAACTCTGCAGAGGGCAAAATCGTAAACCTCAGTGAAGGGGGTTGCGCCATTGTATCCCCGCTCGACCTCGCCATTGGCGACAAGATCAACTACACACTTGAAGTGATAATACACTCCGGCGATAAAAAATTGCTGGAGCCGACAGGGATGGTTAAAAGCATGTTCAAAGTCGGCGAAATAAACAAAAAGGCGTGTATACAGCATATCAAGCTGGGTGCGATACTCGAGAGGGAGCTTAAGGGACACCTGGCAATTAGAAGACAGGTCATGTCGGATTTCTAG
- a CDS encoding M3 family oligoendopeptidase, which produces MNKKIESAEWLKPFPRKFVQNGFKVSDAGSIKPWVERLTGRDLNSADELVRWLEDYSELLAVISEDSNRRYVEMTCDTKDESKKEAYLFFVREIQPKLTEWGYQLDKKYYDCPHRSELPKEEFKRLDMIFSTHIELFSEKNIPIEVKLSEMSQQYQSITGGWMVEFDGKKQTMPQMSRHMLKTDRSIREKAWRATSEKRLEDKEKLDTLFDEMLKARQEYATNLGLADFREYSFRSKLRDYSPEDCLKFHDSIEKTAVPLVRKLAERRKEKMKLENLRPWDMAVDPLGRSPLSPFEKVEELQDGVESIFQEIDPRLGERFNSIRKYMDLDSREGKAPGGYQTTYEEQRAPFIFTNAAGVHADITTLLHEGGHAFHTLQCRNNPLVWYRHASMEFSEVASMTQELFGNRYLDIFYKNPEEANRARLEQLERVADIFPWVATVDAFQHWIYTNPGHSARERGEKWLEITARFEVKLDWNGLNHDVKRYSWHRQLHIFEVPFYYIEYAIAQLGALQLYRLYKEEPSKAVDSYLGALALGGKSGPSALFDAAGIKFDFSAGNLSSLMKMVSDEIDELSK; this is translated from the coding sequence ATGAATAAAAAAATTGAATCAGCAGAATGGCTTAAGCCTTTCCCCAGAAAATTTGTTCAAAACGGATTCAAGGTAAGCGATGCAGGATCAATAAAACCCTGGGTAGAGAGGTTGACAGGGCGAGATCTGAACTCGGCGGACGAACTTGTACGGTGGCTGGAGGATTATTCCGAACTCCTTGCCGTAATAAGCGAAGATTCCAACCGCCGGTATGTTGAGATGACATGCGATACAAAAGATGAAAGCAAAAAGGAGGCGTATCTATTCTTTGTTCGTGAAATACAGCCAAAACTCACCGAGTGGGGATATCAGCTTGATAAAAAATATTATGATTGTCCACACAGAAGCGAACTTCCAAAAGAGGAATTCAAGCGGCTGGATATGATCTTTTCCACGCATATAGAACTTTTCAGCGAAAAGAATATCCCTATTGAAGTAAAGCTTTCGGAAATGTCCCAGCAGTACCAGTCGATAACCGGCGGGTGGATGGTCGAATTTGATGGTAAAAAGCAGACTATGCCTCAGATGTCGCGGCATATGCTGAAAACAGACAGGAGTATTAGGGAAAAGGCGTGGAGGGCTACTTCGGAGAAGAGACTGGAAGACAAGGAAAAGCTTGATACGCTTTTCGATGAAATGCTGAAGGCGAGGCAGGAGTACGCCACCAATCTCGGTCTTGCGGATTTCAGGGAGTACAGCTTCAGGAGCAAACTGCGAGACTACTCTCCAGAAGATTGCTTGAAATTTCACGACTCAATAGAAAAAACGGCTGTTCCGCTGGTAAGGAAACTTGCCGAAAGAAGAAAAGAGAAGATGAAACTTGAGAACCTAAGGCCATGGGATATGGCGGTCGATCCTTTGGGCCGTTCACCCCTTTCCCCCTTTGAAAAGGTGGAAGAGCTTCAGGACGGAGTTGAGTCGATCTTCCAAGAGATAGACCCAAGGCTTGGGGAGAGGTTTAATTCGATCAGAAAATACATGGACCTTGATAGCCGTGAAGGGAAAGCGCCGGGGGGGTATCAAACGACTTATGAGGAGCAGAGGGCCCCGTTTATCTTCACCAACGCTGCGGGGGTTCACGCGGATATTACAACGCTTCTGCACGAAGGGGGGCACGCCTTTCATACCCTTCAATGCAGGAACAATCCACTTGTCTGGTATCGTCATGCCTCGATGGAGTTTTCAGAAGTCGCCAGCATGACGCAGGAACTTTTCGGGAACCGCTACCTCGATATATTTTATAAAAATCCGGAGGAGGCCAATCGCGCAAGACTGGAACAGCTGGAACGGGTAGCGGATATCTTTCCGTGGGTTGCCACGGTAGACGCGTTCCAGCACTGGATATATACCAATCCTGGCCATTCCGCCAGGGAGCGTGGGGAAAAATGGCTGGAGATAACAGCAAGGTTTGAAGTAAAGCTTGACTGGAACGGACTCAATCATGACGTCAAGCGGTACTCATGGCACAGGCAGCTTCATATATTCGAGGTTCCTTTTTATTACATAGAGTACGCCATAGCCCAGCTGGGGGCGCTTCAGCTTTACAGGCTGTATAAGGAAGAGCCGTCAAAGGCGGTAGACAGTTATCTCGGCGCCCTCGCGCTTGGAGGAAAGAGCGGGCCGAGCGCACTTTTTGATGCGGCAGGGATCAAGTTCGATTTTTCCGCGGGGAATCTCTCCTCACTGATGAAGATGGTATCCGACGAGATAGACGAGCTTTCCAAATAG
- a CDS encoding (2Fe-2S)-binding protein: MESNEDILDGLKPICLCKGIRKKVFKKHFTDGITTLEGLRKATGAGTGSCGGKRCTPRILAFIEEQRK; the protein is encoded by the coding sequence ATGGAAAGCAACGAAGATATTCTAGACGGACTAAAACCGATCTGCCTCTGCAAGGGGATAAGAAAAAAGGTCTTCAAGAAACATTTCACCGACGGCATCACAACGCTCGAAGGGCTTCGCAAGGCGACCGGCGCCGGGACAGGCTCCTGCGGAGGGAAGAGATGCACTCCGCGCATCCTGGCGTTCATTGAAGAACAGCGTAAATAG
- the msbA gene encoding lipid A export permease/ATP-binding protein MsbA: MQSTWTEYKRLLRYLKPYMGSFLFAAFCMLVVSSTSGGAAFIIQPLLDDIFIKKDREMLALMPAAIIAIYIARGVGRYIASSLMQKIGQMTVRDIRNNLYEHIQTLSLSFYKRHTTGRLVSRIVNDIQLIQDSISIVVYDLFRESFTVIVLIGVLLYRDAELTLFAVITLPFAGSLIARLGKRLRTISKSSQEQMANLTSLMQESFSGYRVVQAFGMQKYEIARFKKENEGYFALMLKTIRINELASPLLECIGAFGIAAIIWYGGMQVIEGKSTVGSFFSFLTALFMIFAPVSKLSRVYNKIQQAMAAAARVFEMLDTVPEIADAPGAKPVGRIREGVELRGVYFKYSEEPVLKNINLNVKAGTILAMVGMSGAGKSTLVDLVSRFYDPTEGAVLLDGHDLRDVTLESVRSQLGIVTQEIFLFNDTIRNNIAYGRDETLMEKVIEAAKAAYAHDFIMEFPDGYDTVIGERGSRLSGGQRQRISIARALMKDPAILILDEATSALDTESEIEVQKALNNLIKNRTTFVIAHRLSTILHADRIIVLDKGEIVQEGTHESLINVDGPYKKVFELQISSHTPGDS; the protein is encoded by the coding sequence ATGCAAAGCACATGGACGGAATATAAAAGGCTCCTGCGATATCTAAAGCCGTACATGGGAAGCTTTCTCTTCGCCGCTTTCTGCATGCTCGTTGTATCTTCGACATCAGGCGGAGCGGCGTTCATCATTCAGCCTCTCCTCGATGACATCTTTATAAAGAAGGACAGGGAAATGCTCGCCCTTATGCCGGCGGCAATAATCGCCATTTATATTGCGCGTGGCGTCGGAAGGTACATAGCCTCATCACTCATGCAGAAGATCGGGCAGATGACAGTAAGGGACATACGGAACAACCTGTATGAACATATCCAGACACTCTCCCTCTCATTTTATAAAAGGCACACAACGGGGAGACTGGTATCGAGAATAGTCAACGATATTCAGCTGATCCAGGATTCAATTTCGATAGTCGTTTACGATCTCTTCCGGGAATCATTCACCGTGATCGTTTTGATAGGGGTTCTCCTTTACAGGGACGCTGAGCTGACCTTGTTTGCAGTGATAACCCTCCCCTTCGCCGGCTCGCTGATAGCGAGGCTCGGCAAGAGGCTCCGCACCATCAGCAAAAGCTCCCAGGAACAGATGGCGAACCTTACCTCGCTTATGCAGGAATCTTTCTCGGGATACCGCGTCGTGCAGGCATTCGGGATGCAGAAATACGAGATAGCACGCTTTAAAAAGGAGAACGAGGGGTACTTCGCCCTGATGCTGAAAACCATCAGGATAAACGAGCTTGCTTCGCCCCTTCTTGAATGTATCGGGGCATTCGGTATCGCGGCGATCATCTGGTACGGCGGAATGCAGGTCATTGAAGGAAAATCGACCGTTGGGAGCTTCTTCTCTTTTCTCACCGCGCTCTTTATGATCTTCGCCCCGGTTTCGAAACTCAGCAGGGTCTATAACAAGATACAACAGGCTATGGCGGCGGCGGCCCGAGTATTCGAGATGCTTGATACCGTCCCTGAAATAGCTGACGCACCTGGCGCAAAACCGGTAGGGAGGATCCGCGAAGGGGTCGAGCTTAGAGGGGTATATTTCAAATACTCCGAGGAACCTGTATTGAAGAACATCAATCTCAATGTCAAAGCCGGGACGATCCTCGCCATGGTCGGGATGAGCGGAGCCGGGAAATCAACGCTTGTTGATCTTGTGTCGCGCTTCTACGATCCTACGGAAGGTGCCGTCCTCTTAGACGGCCATGACCTCAGGGATGTTACCCTTGAATCGGTCAGAAGCCAGCTTGGCATTGTTACCCAGGAGATATTCCTGTTTAACGATACCATAAGGAACAACATCGCCTATGGAAGGGACGAAACATTAATGGAAAAGGTTATTGAGGCGGCAAAGGCGGCCTACGCGCACGACTTCATAATGGAATTTCCCGACGGATACGACACGGTCATAGGGGAAAGAGGCTCACGGCTCAGCGGCGGTCAAAGGCAGAGGATATCTATTGCGAGAGCGCTCATGAAAGATCCAGCAATCCTTATCCTCGACGAGGCGACATCCGCGCTTGATACCGAATCCGAGATAGAAGTGCAAAAGGCGCTAAACAACCTGATAAAGAACAGAACTACTTTTGTGATAGCTCACCGGCTTTCAACAATTCTTCACGCCGACAGAATAATCGTTCTCGACAAGGGAGAGATCGTCCAGGAGGGCACACATGAATCGTTGATCAATGTAGACGGCCCGTACAAGAAAGTCTTTGAACTGCAGATATCTTCCCACACACCGGGAGATTCATAG
- a CDS encoding glycosyltransferase family 9 protein, whose protein sequence is MKIEELAKKEKLKVLIIRTDRIGDVVLSTPVLSSIRKAKPGWDISILVRPLLGELLLGHPDIDRLITLDTNDKPNFSNTANLHETLRVEKFDIAIHLFSDFWISLAVYRAGIPLSIGPASKLGQIFYNFKIKQRRSKGERHETDYNLDLLAPLDIEPVRKSSLPLPEKISPSALALLDGSRKNIGIFPGMGGSARNWKPEKYAELADRLSAEGFRIILVAGPGEEQLLDELLRHSSGKYPKVANLGLKEFAGFIGKLDLFVAPSTGPLHISTAVGTPAVGIYCPIRVCLPQRWGPIGEKDIGLVPDVQVCEKCTSDKCREFDCMDKLDMDTVFKAVMERI, encoded by the coding sequence ATGAAGATTGAAGAACTGGCAAAAAAGGAAAAACTGAAGGTTCTTATTATAAGGACCGACAGGATAGGCGACGTGGTGCTCTCCACCCCTGTACTATCATCAATACGGAAGGCGAAGCCGGGATGGGATATCTCGATACTCGTCAGGCCGCTCCTTGGCGAACTCCTTCTTGGCCATCCCGATATTGACCGCCTCATCACGCTTGACACGAACGACAAGCCGAATTTTTCAAATACCGCGAACCTTCACGAAACACTGCGGGTCGAAAAATTCGATATTGCGATCCATCTCTTTTCCGACTTCTGGATTTCACTTGCCGTATATAGAGCTGGAATCCCCTTATCTATCGGCCCCGCTTCCAAGCTGGGACAGATCTTTTACAATTTCAAAATTAAACAGCGGCGGTCGAAAGGCGAAAGGCACGAAACCGACTACAACCTCGATCTCCTCGCACCTCTCGACATTGAGCCTGTGAGGAAGTCTTCCCTCCCCTTGCCTGAAAAGATATCCCCCTCTGCATTGGCACTTCTCGACGGCTCGCGAAAAAATATAGGAATATTCCCCGGCATGGGTGGTTCTGCCAGGAACTGGAAACCGGAAAAGTACGCCGAGCTTGCCGACAGGCTCTCCGCTGAGGGATTCCGAATAATCCTCGTGGCAGGGCCCGGCGAGGAACAGCTACTGGATGAGCTCCTGCGCCACTCTTCTGGCAAATACCCCAAGGTTGCAAACCTCGGCCTCAAGGAATTCGCAGGGTTCATCGGCAAACTTGATCTCTTTGTCGCCCCAAGCACAGGCCCGCTCCATATATCAACAGCCGTCGGAACTCCCGCTGTCGGTATATACTGTCCCATCAGGGTATGCCTTCCGCAGAGGTGGGGTCCCATTGGCGAGAAGGACATCGGCCTGGTGCCGGATGTTCAGGTTTGCGAAAAATGCACAAGCGATAAATGCAGGGAGTTTGACTGCATGGACAAGCTGGATATGGATACCGTGTTTAAAGCGGTAATGGAGAGGATTTGA
- a CDS encoding metallophosphoesterase: protein MLVFISDLHLTDGSSGETINAGAFRKFTTVVGEMVEKAKADSLEIVFLGDIFDVIRSSVWSTTTIRPWSGPKGKDGSGRTLEDITNEIVDQIMANQTNIDSMNYLKSFADQMRQTDKQTGSGQKEVKFTYVIGNHDWLINRFEGARVKIAKFLGADPDHFKKNLYPEEKYAPEYKVFGRHGDLYDNFNYDAERDASSLGDAIVIELLNKFPFEVQKVIGNNSDKELIESLKEIDNVRPLLDAPMWLYGACNRAKDSATASKVKSVWNRMVDDFLDNGFVKEHDKKWRFDTVDFLGIALKVSQNISMRDLTKLPLKYLNIGESGYGEKAYEERYLKNRSVDYIVYGHTHNHSVQPLDQVQMENGRSINQIYFNTGTWRKVLRRTSYDKNNFEFIGWKVMTFLTFYLPEERGDYRYEVWSGVLG, encoded by the coding sequence ATGCTGGTATTCATTAGTGATCTGCATTTAACGGACGGCTCTTCGGGGGAAACCATTAACGCCGGTGCGTTTCGGAAATTTACAACTGTGGTAGGCGAGATGGTGGAGAAGGCAAAAGCGGACAGTTTGGAGATCGTGTTTTTGGGGGATATCTTTGACGTTATTCGATCAAGTGTATGGAGCACTACAACCATACGCCCCTGGTCGGGCCCAAAGGGGAAAGACGGATCGGGGCGAACGCTTGAGGATATAACTAATGAAATAGTCGACCAGATAATGGCAAACCAGACAAACATTGATTCGATGAATTATTTGAAATCGTTCGCGGATCAGATGAGGCAAACGGACAAACAGACCGGATCAGGACAAAAGGAAGTCAAGTTTACATATGTAATAGGGAACCATGACTGGCTCATCAACCGCTTCGAAGGAGCAAGGGTAAAGATCGCCAAGTTCCTTGGCGCCGATCCTGATCATTTCAAAAAGAATCTCTATCCAGAGGAAAAGTACGCACCGGAGTATAAGGTTTTTGGGCGGCACGGCGATCTCTACGATAATTTCAACTATGATGCCGAAAGGGATGCTTCCTCTCTCGGCGACGCTATCGTAATCGAACTTTTAAACAAGTTCCCGTTCGAAGTTCAGAAGGTGATAGGCAACAACAGCGACAAGGAGCTGATCGAGAGCCTGAAGGAGATAGATAACGTAAGGCCGCTTCTTGACGCGCCTATGTGGCTATACGGAGCCTGCAACAGGGCAAAGGATTCGGCTACGGCAAGCAAGGTAAAGTCCGTCTGGAACAGGATGGTTGATGATTTTCTCGATAATGGATTTGTAAAGGAGCACGATAAAAAGTGGAGGTTTGATACGGTGGACTTCCTTGGGATAGCGTTGAAGGTTTCCCAAAACATCTCCATGCGCGACCTGACAAAATTGCCTCTTAAATATCTGAATATAGGGGAATCCGGGTACGGAGAGAAGGCGTATGAGGAGAGGTATCTGAAAAACCGCTCGGTTGATTACATTGTCTATGGTCATACGCACAACCACTCAGTACAGCCGCTTGACCAGGTGCAGATGGAGAACGGAAGATCGATCAACCAGATTTATTTCAATACCGGTACATGGAGAAAGGTATTAAGGAGAACCTCCTATGACAAGAACAACTTTGAGTTCATAGGGTGGAAGGTGATGACCTTCCTGACGTTCTACCTCCCCGAAGAGCGGGGTGACTACAGATATGAAGTATGGAGCGGCGTGCTGGGATAA
- a CDS encoding SPASM domain-containing protein encodes MTKHPSVSAWENGEAAPASGPENLTVSIAGRCNLSCFMCGHSIVKELPVKIDVQKLEPFLKDASNLVITGGEPLWIKGDVNRQTGEILETVEDKFPALRLSAFTNGVYLPDSLAERVIKQFHLLSFSIDSLDPAVYEKIRGKDLLPQVLMNLENLLDLKRKNNLGINDEPLLHVNAILAKSTADGLPALAEYLSKRDVQCLNLVELRNVLSDDYRELLEGGTHASVTNRRKKAADMESAIAYEIVTPDELGEERINRITGDLLKIYQNTDLVIFDRTGVFGKKDNPVKTANNGNRTCPLPWINAEIHSNGNVYVCCANGIILGNVNENGFDEIWNGEKAVSLREAFLAGEMAGCVERGCSATIDYFSNPEAHSRKLLDNLKKLFKGGNPASILFLRTAPPYQSRLTLKSLTIAFPESKIKLVTNRDGETVCRSWGIGEVLVYPEKRFEPSAFAEWQKGNLTEKIGLVAAPCANNSPGAYENIEQILKNIEADMKLMIMPGGEFSLI; translated from the coding sequence ATGACAAAGCACCCCTCGGTATCCGCCTGGGAGAACGGCGAGGCCGCCCCCGCGTCCGGACCGGAAAATCTAACCGTCTCAATAGCAGGGAGATGCAATCTCTCATGCTTCATGTGCGGTCACAGCATAGTGAAGGAGCTTCCGGTAAAGATCGACGTCCAAAAACTGGAACCTTTCCTCAAGGACGCATCAAACCTCGTTATCACCGGTGGCGAACCGCTATGGATAAAGGGGGATGTCAACCGCCAGACTGGGGAGATACTTGAAACTGTCGAAGATAAATTCCCCGCTCTCCGTCTATCTGCATTTACCAACGGCGTCTACCTCCCCGATTCCCTCGCGGAAAGGGTAATAAAACAGTTCCACCTCCTCTCATTCTCAATAGACTCGCTGGATCCGGCGGTGTATGAAAAGATCCGGGGGAAAGACCTCCTCCCGCAGGTATTAATGAACCTCGAAAACCTTCTTGATCTGAAAAGAAAAAACAACCTCGGCATAAACGACGAACCGCTTCTTCATGTGAACGCGATACTTGCGAAGTCGACCGCCGACGGCCTCCCGGCTCTCGCCGAGTATCTCTCGAAACGTGATGTGCAATGCCTCAATCTCGTGGAACTCCGAAATGTTCTGAGCGACGATTACAGGGAACTGCTTGAAGGGGGCACCCATGCGAGCGTCACCAACAGACGAAAGAAAGCCGCCGATATGGAATCCGCTATAGCTTATGAGATCGTCACCCCCGATGAATTGGGGGAAGAGAGGATAAACCGCATCACCGGCGATCTGCTGAAGATATATCAAAACACCGATCTTGTAATTTTCGACCGCACCGGTGTTTTCGGCAAGAAGGATAACCCTGTTAAAACGGCGAACAACGGGAACCGTACCTGTCCCCTTCCATGGATAAACGCCGAGATACATTCAAACGGCAACGTCTACGTCTGTTGCGCCAACGGCATAATCCTCGGCAACGTGAATGAGAACGGTTTTGACGAGATATGGAACGGGGAGAAAGCTGTATCCCTCAGGGAAGCATTCCTTGCAGGCGAGATGGCGGGATGCGTGGAGCGTGGGTGCAGCGCGACAATAGATTATTTTTCAAATCCCGAGGCGCACTCCCGAAAACTTCTGGATAACCTGAAGAAGCTGTTCAAAGGGGGAAACCCCGCTTCGATCCTCTTCCTCAGGACGGCGCCACCATACCAATCTCGCCTCACGCTCAAATCACTGACAATAGCTTTCCCCGAATCCAAAATAAAGTTGGTAACCAATCGGGACGGCGAAACGGTTTGCCGGTCGTGGGGCATAGGGGAGGTTCTTGTATATCCCGAAAAAAGGTTTGAACCCTCCGCTTTCGCCGAATGGCAAAAGGGGAATCTTACGGAAAAAATCGGTCTCGTCGCCGCTCCATGTGCGAACAATTCGCCTGGCGCGTACGAAAACATTGAGCAGATATTGAAGAATATCGAAGCCGATATGAAATTAATGATAATGCCGGGTGGAGAATTTTCACTCATTTGA